The following are encoded together in the Solenopsis invicta isolate M01_SB chromosome 14, UNIL_Sinv_3.0, whole genome shotgun sequence genome:
- the LOC120359479 gene encoding uncharacterized protein LOC120359479, whose amino-acid sequence MIITIITQANFNITTDNLDVLMKIELGLHKKDDLLLARDICRMLLKKKQTSKDVEKPLLRYSNNHDILKEILTLVIRYFISAEENAYISFVTDALNVISCQCDYCVLIKCNWNENIALREFYFNCS is encoded by the exons AtgataataacgataataacTCAGGCAAACTTCAATATAACGACCGATAATCTGGACGTGTTAATGAAGATAGAATTAGGTCTGCACAAGAAAGACGATCTTCTTTTAGCGCGAGATATTTGCAGaatgttattaaagaaaaaacaaactAGCAAGGACGTCGAAAAACCACTTCTAAG ATATTCTAACAATCATGACATATTGAAAGAGATCTTGACATTagtaataagatattttattagcGCGGAAGAGAATGCTTATATTTCTTTTGTCACAGATGCACTTAACGTTATATCATGTCAGTGCGATTATTGTGTGTTAATTAAATGCAACTGGAATGAAAACATTGCACtaagagaattttattttaattgcagtTAG
- the LOC120359542 gene encoding uncharacterized protein LOC120359542: MDATSDVISQYVKVVESDGSDSCPVCLGAPKPLTVELTRCRHRLHFTCLNAMLSCQQPPMYMPSLSYDLRREEGQSTAGHDELDADTAHYRASRTPISYKSLMSKYLKEKNLHKNLNKSERL, encoded by the coding sequence ATGGACGCCACGTCCGACGTGATATCCCAATATGTGAAGGTGGTGGAGAGCGACGGCTCCGATTCGTGTCCAGTATGCTTGGGTGCTCCTAAACCATTGACGGTTGAACTAACGCGTTGCAGGCACAGACTGCACTTTACATGCTTGAATGCAATGCTCAGCTGCCAGCAGCCGCCGATGTACATGCCCAGTTTGTCGTATGATCTACGGCGAGAAGAGGGGCAATCAACCGCCGGGCATGATGAACTGGACGCGGATACCGCCCATTACCGGGCTTCCCGAACACCAATATCATACAAATCACTTATgagtaaatatttgaaagagaaaaacttgcacaaaaatttaaataaatcagaaagactataa
- the LOC105202195 gene encoding putative fatty acyl-CoA reductase CG5065 produces the protein MSTTNAQTNSGHAHDEAHSRGSTIDAFFAGTVILLTGATDFLGKALLEKLLRSCPVAAIFVLIRPKRNKSIEQRFESVIARNINTASVVELAKTPVSEIPRSPRLRVFDRIQSEFPDTLKKIFPVKGDVSLPELGLEPDDRKMLLDKVNIVFHSAATVRFNEPLKIAVNLNVMGTDRMLDLCRRMTNLISVIHVSTAYSNADRLEIEESIYTTEVKPHTVVHMCENLDDETIKITEKKLIGKHPNTYTFTKNLAEQIVMKKGKNLPIAIVRPSIICAANQDPFPGWIDNINGITGIMTAIAQGTVRSIVCNAKLKIDVVPVDFVVNTMICASWSNFVQRTKRIKVYNCTSSTLHPITWNEFGYLIKKYSTEFPSKHVMWYPGFTFRTNKFIHAIVRATLHFLPAFILDLISRARSHKSIMLKLTKRIDLSAQTGEFFSTHEWIWRVDNMIALMEFASTHESCRNFEVNIQNMDWDMYLQRYILGIRKYILKENLDTLPYARSRLKKLYLVLQCAKILGFVALFESLKYLCRTIVWKT, from the exons ATGAGTACGACGAACGCACAAACTAATTCGGGACACGCACACGATGAAGCTCACTCGAGAGGAAGTACGATCGACGCATTTTTCGCCGGCACGGTGATCCTTTTAACCGGCGCTACGGACTTCTTGGGGAAAGCCCTTCTGGAAAAGCTGCTGCGCTCGTGTCCCGTGGCCGCAATTTTCGTTCTGATCCGTCCGAAAAGAAATAAATCCATCGAGCAACGTTTCGAG tcagttattgcgagaaatatcaacACAGCgtcagtggtcgagttggctaagacacccgtatCGGAGATTCCCAGAAGTCCCAGGTTGAGG GTTTTTGACAGGATACAATCGGAGTTTCCGGACACCTTGAAAAAGATCTTCCCCGTGAAAGGCGACGTGAGCCTGCCGGAATTGGGACTCGAACCCGATGACAGAAAGATGCTTTTGGATAAAGTCAACATAGTGTTCCACAGCGCGGCCACCGTGCGTTTCAACGAGCCGCTGAAAATCGCCGTTAATTTGAATGTGATGGGCACCGATCGTATGTTGGACTTGTGCAGGCGCATGACAAACCTTATTAGCGTTATTCATGTCAGCACAGCCTACAGTAATGCTGATCGACTGGAGATTGAGGAATCGATTTACAC TACGGAGGTGAAGCCGCACACGGTGGTCCATATGTGTGAAAATTTGGATGACGAGAcgataaaaattacagaaaagaaATTGATCGGGAAACATCCCAATACATATACATTCACTAAGAATTTAGCAGAGCAGATAGTaatgaagaaaggaaaaaatttaCCGATTGCGATTGTAAGGCCGAGCATAATTTGCGCAGCAAACCAAGATCCATTTCCCGGATGGATTGATAATATCAATGGTATTACAG GTATAATGACGGCGATTGCTCAAGGTACTGTTAGAAGTATCGTGTGCaacgcaaaattaaaaatagacgtCGTACCGGTTGATTTCGTCGTTAATACGATGATCTGCGCATCTTGGTCTAATTTTGTGCAACGTACCAAAAGGATCAAGGTTTACAATTGTACCAGCAGCACATTGCATCCTATTAC ATGGAATGAATTTGGataccttataaaaaaatactctaCAGAATTTCCATCAAAACACGTGATGTGGTATCCAGGTTTCACATTCAgaacaaacaaatttattcacgCCATTGTTAGGGCAACATTACATTTTCTGCCTGCCTTCATCCTAGATTTGATATCAAGAGCCCGAAGCCACAAATCCAT AATGCTGAAGTTAACCAAGCGGATTGACCTCTCCGCCCAAACAGGAGAATTTTTTTCCACTCATGAGTGGATATGGCGTGTAGATAATATGATTGCTTTGATGGAATTTGCAAGCACACACGAAAGCTGTAGAAACTTTGAAGTGAATATTCAAAATATGGATTGGGACATGTACTTACAACGGTACATATTAGGAATCCGTAAATATATCTTGAAAGAAAATCTGGACACTTTACCTTATGCTCGAAGTCGATTAAAAAA ATTGTACTTGGTGCTTCAATGCGCAAAAATACTCGGTTTCGTTGCATTATTCGAAAGTTTAAAGTACTTATGTCGCACAATAGTATGGAAAACATGA